The following are encoded together in the Actinobacillus lignieresii genome:
- the ddc gene encoding L-2,4-diaminobutyrate decarboxylase, whose protein sequence is MANISKHRQSLFCNDPQSIADYENAMNNAVQAVSNWLKNDKMYTGGSIKQMRALIDGFNPSKEGVGVQKSLDHLVEIFLKPSLKVHHPHSLAHLHCPTMVTSQIAEVLINATNQSMDSWDQSPAGSIMEEHLIDWLRQKVGYGAGTSGVFTSGGTQSNLMGVLLARDWAIAKNWKNEDGSEWSVQRDGIPADAMKNVKVVCSENAHFSVQKNMAMMGMGFQSVVTVPCNENAQMDVVALEKTLEDLTAQGKIVACVVATAGTTDAGAIDPLKEIRAITNKFGAWLHVDAAWGGALLLSKDFRHFLDGIEETDSITLDFHKHFFQSISCGAFLLKDQANYRFIDYKADYLNSEYDEAHGVPNLVAKSLQTTRRFDALKLWFTVEALGEDLYASMIDHGVKLTKEVEGYINATDGLEMLVPSQFASVLFRVVPQGYPVEFIDTLNQNVADELFARGEANIGVTKVGDKQSLKMTTLSPIATLENVKALLAQVLAEADRIKDSIVSGTYVPPID, encoded by the coding sequence ATGGCAAATATTTCAAAACACAGACAATCGCTTTTCTGTAATGATCCGCAATCTATCGCTGATTACGAAAATGCGATGAATAATGCGGTGCAAGCGGTCAGTAATTGGCTAAAAAATGACAAAATGTACACCGGCGGTTCAATCAAGCAGATGCGTGCTTTGATTGACGGCTTTAATCCGTCAAAAGAAGGCGTAGGCGTACAAAAATCACTTGATCACTTAGTGGAAATTTTCTTAAAACCAAGTCTTAAAGTACATCACCCACATTCGCTTGCGCATTTACATTGCCCGACCATGGTAACCAGCCAAATTGCGGAAGTGTTAATTAATGCGACCAACCAATCAATGGACTCATGGGATCAAAGCCCTGCGGGTTCGATTATGGAAGAACATTTAATTGATTGGTTACGTCAAAAAGTCGGCTACGGTGCCGGTACTTCAGGCGTGTTTACTTCAGGCGGTACGCAATCAAATCTCATGGGCGTATTGCTTGCTCGTGACTGGGCGATTGCAAAAAACTGGAAAAACGAAGACGGTTCGGAATGGTCGGTACAACGTGACGGTATTCCGGCAGACGCAATGAAAAATGTGAAAGTGGTTTGTTCGGAAAATGCTCACTTCTCAGTGCAAAAAAATATGGCAATGATGGGTATGGGCTTCCAATCCGTGGTAACAGTGCCTTGCAACGAAAACGCTCAAATGGACGTTGTGGCATTAGAGAAAACATTGGAGGATTTAACCGCACAGGGCAAAATAGTTGCTTGTGTGGTGGCAACTGCTGGTACGACTGACGCTGGAGCAATCGATCCGTTAAAAGAAATCCGTGCAATCACCAATAAATTTGGTGCATGGTTACACGTAGATGCGGCTTGGGGCGGTGCGTTATTACTTTCTAAAGATTTCCGTCATTTCTTAGACGGCATTGAAGAAACCGACTCAATCACGTTAGATTTCCACAAACACTTCTTCCAAAGTATTTCGTGTGGTGCGTTCTTATTAAAAGATCAAGCGAACTATCGTTTTATCGATTATAAAGCGGATTACCTCAATTCAGAATATGACGAAGCACACGGTGTACCGAACTTAGTAGCGAAATCATTACAAACCACTCGTCGTTTTGACGCATTAAAATTATGGTTCACGGTAGAAGCGTTAGGCGAAGATTTATATGCTTCAATGATTGACCACGGTGTGAAATTAACCAAAGAAGTGGAAGGCTATATTAACGCGACTGACGGCTTAGAAATGTTAGTGCCAAGCCAATTCGCTTCGGTGTTATTCCGTGTGGTACCGCAAGGCTATCCGGTAGAATTTATCGATACCTTGAACCAAAACGTAGCGGACGAGCTTTTCGCACGTGGCGAAGCGAATATCGGTGTAACCAAAGTGGGCGACAAACAATCTCTTAAGATGACTACGTTAAGCCCGATCGCAACCTTGGAAAACGTGAAAGCGTTATTAGCACAAGTATTAGCGGAAGCGGATCGCATTAAAGATTCGATTGTAAGCGGTACCTACGTGCCGCCGATTGATTAA
- the yedF gene encoding sulfurtransferase-like selenium metabolism protein YedF, giving the protein MTPDYTLDMLGEPCPYPAIATLETLPTLQEGEILEVLSDCAQSINNIPVDVKNHGYTLLSVEQDGATLRYLIKK; this is encoded by the coding sequence ATCACACCTGACTACACTTTAGATATGCTCGGAGAACCTTGCCCGTATCCGGCTATCGCCACTTTAGAAACGTTACCGACTTTACAAGAAGGTGAGATCTTAGAAGTACTAAGCGATTGTGCGCAATCTATCAATAATATTCCGGTTGATGTTAAAAACCACGGTTATACATTATTAAGCGTAGAACAAGACGGTGCAACTTTACGCTATTTGATTAAAAAATAG
- the yedE gene encoding selenium metabolism membrane protein YedE/FdhT, with protein MLEIWQQFKQTYLIKFWNPVPAVIAAGILSAYYFGLTGTYWAVTGEFTRWGGEILQLLGVDVSGWGYFNFISLDGTILTRIDGLMILGMFAGCIAAALWANNMKIRMPQNKIRILQAVIGGALAGFGARLAMGCNLASLFTGIPQFSMHAWYFTVATAIGTYAGVKFTLLPMFRPPLKLKKGAGKVEASNPKQAQFRFWIGVAVFTAWTIASIYVLQYSIKLGFAMLFGLGFGLLIERAQICFTSAFRDLWVSGRSHMGKAIIYGMLIGTICVFSYIQLGMEPKIMWAGPNAIIGGLLFGFGIVLAGGCETGWMYRAMEGQVHFMWVGVGNVIGSTLLAYLWDDLAPVLALDYEKINLLKSFGPVSGLLINYALMIACLIFIVWWEKRFIRKAKARVAATNTYTIN; from the coding sequence ATGTTAGAAATTTGGCAACAATTCAAACAGACCTATCTTATTAAATTTTGGAATCCCGTTCCTGCCGTTATCGCAGCCGGTATTCTTTCCGCTTATTATTTCGGCCTAACCGGTACTTATTGGGCGGTAACCGGTGAATTTACCCGTTGGGGCGGCGAAATTTTACAATTATTAGGCGTTGATGTTTCCGGTTGGGGATATTTCAATTTCATCAGCTTAGACGGAACGATTTTAACCCGTATCGACGGTTTAATGATTCTCGGTATGTTCGCCGGCTGTATCGCCGCCGCACTTTGGGCAAATAATATGAAAATTCGGATGCCGCAAAATAAAATCCGTATTCTTCAAGCGGTAATCGGCGGGGCGTTAGCCGGTTTCGGCGCACGTTTGGCAATGGGCTGTAACCTCGCCTCTCTGTTTACCGGTATTCCGCAATTCTCCATGCATGCTTGGTATTTCACGGTTGCTACCGCAATCGGGACTTACGCGGGGGTAAAATTTACTCTGCTCCCGATGTTCCGCCCGCCGCTTAAATTGAAAAAAGGTGCGGGAAAAGTGGAAGCAAGTAATCCGAAGCAGGCACAATTTCGCTTTTGGATTGGTGTTGCCGTCTTTACTGCTTGGACAATCGCCTCAATCTATGTCTTGCAATATTCGATTAAATTGGGTTTTGCGATGTTATTCGGACTCGGCTTCGGTTTATTGATCGAACGAGCGCAAATTTGCTTTACTTCCGCCTTCCGTGATCTCTGGGTTTCAGGTCGTTCGCATATGGGCAAAGCGATTATTTACGGGATGTTGATCGGTACTATTTGCGTATTCAGTTACATTCAATTAGGCATGGAACCTAAAATTATGTGGGCGGGGCCGAATGCGATTATCGGCGGTTTATTATTCGGCTTCGGTATCGTATTAGCCGGCGGTTGTGAAACCGGGTGGATGTACCGTGCAATGGAAGGACAAGTACATTTTATGTGGGTGGGCGTCGGTAATGTTATCGGTTCTACCTTACTTGCTTACCTTTGGGATGATCTCGCTCCGGTACTTGCTTTAGATTATGAAAAAATTAATCTATTAAAATCATTCGGTCCGGTTAGTGGCTTATTGATTAACTATGCCTTAATGATTGCCTGCCTTATCTTTATCGTATGGTGGGAAAAACGCTTTATTCGCAAAGCGAAAGCAAGAGTGGCGGCGACCAATACTTATACCATTAACTAA